DNA sequence from the Leuconostoc lactis genome:
TCGTTCGGGCCAAAATTTTTGCGCCAATCGCTGCTTGTACGGGAATTTCAAAGTTTTGTCGAGGAATAATTTCTTTCAACTTTGATGTGATAATACGACCACGTTCAGCAGCAAAATCACGATGCACAATGAAACTCAACGCATCGACCTTTTCCGAATTCAGCAAAATATCAATCTTGACCAAGTCCGATGGGCGATAACCAGAAATTTCATAATCTAGCGAAGCGTAGCCACGTGTGCTTGACTTTAACTTGTCAAAGAAGTTGAAAATAATTTCTGACAACGGCATCTTATATTTGACATTGACACGTGACGCATCCAAATATTCCATCGTTTCAAATTCACCACGCTTACGTTGTGCCAATTCCATGACGGCCCCAACATATTCATTGGGTACCATAATTTGCGCATCAACATAAGGTTCTTCAATTGCCTTCACCTTAGATGGTTCAGGCATTTCTGATGGGTTTTCAATTTCCAATTCTTCGCCATCATTGGTCAATACACGGTAAGTAACCGAAGGTGCCGTAGTCACAAGATCCAAATCAAATTCACGTTCTAGCCGTTCTTGAATCACATCCATGTGCAACAACCCGAGGAACCCAACACGGTAACCAAAGCCCAAGGCCTGTGATGTTTCGGGTTCAAATGTCAAAGCCGCATCGTTTAACTGCAACTTTTCTAAGGCATCACGCAAATCCGTATATTTGGCATTATCAGATGGATATAGTCCTGAATAAACCATTGGTGTCATTGGCTTATAACCGGCCAATGGTTCGGTTGCCGGATTCGCCACACTGGTAATCGTATCACCAGAATGCGTCGTATGAATATCTTTGATGGAAGCCGTCAAATAACCAACATCACCGGCCATCAAATAGTCACGCTTTTGCGCATTGGGTGACATCACACCGACTTCATTGACTTCATACTCGGCACCCGTGTTCATCATGCGAATTTTATCACCCGGCTTCACAATACCTTCACGCACACGCATGTTGACCACAACACCACGGTATGGATCATAGGCCGAATCGAAAATTAAAGCCCGTAATGGGGCTTCCAAATCTCCTGTTGGCGCAGGCAAATCCGTGACTATTTTTTCCAATAATTCTGGAATACCAATGCCCTTTTTAGCGGATGCTAACACAGCTTCTGAAGCGTCAATCCCAATCACATCTTCAATCTCAGCACGAACCTTTTCGGGATCAGCAGCTGGGAGATCAATTTTATTAATGACTGGCAAAATTTCCAAGCCGTTATCTAGGGCCAAATAAACATTGGCTAACGTTTGGGCTTCCACGCCTTGTGAGGCATCGACGACTAAAATGGCACCTTCGGCGGCAGCCAAAGAACGTGACACTTCATAAGAAAAGTCAACGTGTCCAGGTGTGTCAATTAAGTGGAAAATATAAGTTTCACCATCTTTGG
Encoded proteins:
- the lepA gene encoding translation elongation factor 4 is translated as MTEINLEQLKKRQKHIRNFSIVAHIDHGKSTIADRILEHTHTVAERDMQNQLLDTMDLERERGITIKLNAVEVQYDAKDGETYIFHLIDTPGHVDFSYEVSRSLAAAEGAILVVDASQGVEAQTLANVYLALDNGLEILPVINKIDLPAADPEKVRAEIEDVIGIDASEAVLASAKKGIGIPELLEKIVTDLPAPTGDLEAPLRALIFDSAYDPYRGVVVNMRVREGIVKPGDKIRMMNTGAEYEVNEVGVMSPNAQKRDYLMAGDVGYLTASIKDIHTTHSGDTITSVANPATEPLAGYKPMTPMVYSGLYPSDNAKYTDLRDALEKLQLNDAALTFEPETSQALGFGYRVGFLGLLHMDVIQERLEREFDLDLVTTAPSVTYRVLTNDGEELEIENPSEMPEPSKVKAIEEPYVDAQIMVPNEYVGAVMELAQRKRGEFETMEYLDASRVNVKYKMPLSEIIFNFFDKLKSSTRGYASLDYEISGYRPSDLVKIDILLNSEKVDALSFIVHRDFAAERGRIITSKLKEIIPRQNFEIPVQAAIGAKILARTNIKAYRKDVTAKIHTGDPDRRAKLLDKQKRGKARMKSVGTVDVPQEAFMAVLKTEDDTQYARGN